In a single window of the Acyrthosiphon pisum isolate AL4f chromosome X, pea_aphid_22Mar2018_4r6ur, whole genome shotgun sequence genome:
- the LOC107882292 gene encoding protein ALP1-like: MFIDAFVGFPGSCHDAYVFSNSPLYQALEDNPRLLLPNEHYILGDSAYPLTKYLMKPYRRSILMPPEQKFFNTVLSSSRTCIEQAFGGLKGRFRRLKGIESTDITLVSKTTVACCILHNLCVKQGEDIEEYVEVEDGYDSHEREAVDFNQIEEDTCRDDICRSLYNTI, translated from the exons ATGTTTATTGATGCTTTTGTAGGATTCCCTGGATCCTGTCATGATGCATATGTCTTTTCAAATAGTCCATTATATCAGGCTTTAGAAGACAACCCTAGATTACTTTTACCAAACGAGCATTATATATTAGGTGATTCTGCATATCCACTTACAAAGTATTTGATGAAACCCTATCGTCGTTCAATACTAATGCCACCAGAACAAAAGTTTTTTAATACAGTTCTTTCTTCTTCAAGAACTTGTATTGAGCAAGCATTTGGAGGTTTAAAAGGACGTTTTAGACGTTTGAAAGGAATTGAATCAACTGATATTACATTAGTTTCTAAAACTACAGTGGCATGTTGTATTCTACACAACTTATGTGTTAAACAAG GGGAGGATATTGAAGAATATGTTGAAGTTGAAGATGGTTATGATTCACATGAACGAGAAGCTGttgattttaatcaaatagAAGAAGACACGTGTCGTGATGATATTTGCAgaagtttatataatacaatttaa